The Pomacea canaliculata isolate SZHN2017 linkage group LG14, ASM307304v1, whole genome shotgun sequence genomic sequence GCAAAAGTTACATGATGAAAACTTTCATGCTATCTACATGACCATAAATAACAACACTTCCCCACTGCCATTGAAATGATATTGTAAGGAGAGCTGTGGTGCACAGCATTGTTAGTTTAGGCTGAAGTTACATAGGCTGGCTATATCCTATCATGACACTCACATTGTAATAGTCTTCCTTAAACCGTAGGGTGCTGAGCACAGGAAGTCGGTAACATAGGCTGTAGACTTCTCTCAGTACATCATGATCTTTAGGTACCTCACCTGCAGAAAACATTGATGTTTAAGTATAAGTTTATCACTTTATATTATCTGTCAGCTTTCCTAAAAGAACGTTAATAATCTTTTTGTATTAAATTTCCACAATGGTGTTTTCTCCAGTAGAGATTtagaaaattttcttaaaaaaaaaaggaggggggaaATGAATATctcaagccagcaactaaagacaggttaaaaacaattatgatacataaaacacaaaaatcagtGAAAGGTGTGCTGACAACAAATGAGAATAACAGACTGAAAGTAAGCCTGTACAAAAGTCAATACAGTAGAACCTCCATAAAgtccaccaaaatcaggtcataaCTGAGAGGATTCATTGAAAGATCAACCATACATATACATTGAAGTAAAGCTCTCAAAAATGATAATACAATGCTCGTTTCACTGTTGCTAggtcatgtttttgtttttaagatttatAGTGGAACTCTCCAGGCAAGAACAATTGATAAATACACATATAATGTGGTGGACAAAGATACTTTCAATatgttatttataattttgaacaTGATTTCAGTAGAAAGTCACAGCAAAGCAGAAAGTCGTAATAAGACTTTTATTTCGAAACACCTGACTTCTGTAAACAATAATTCATAAAATGATGGGGAATAGAAAAGGTGAGTgataaatagatatatatataaatagatagTAATTCAAATCTGGCAAAGAACCTTTCTCTACAGCTTGAATGTACTGTAGGATGAGTGCAATCCGATTATGCAACATTTTGATGGCACTATGCTGGGCTTGTAAATGTTCTGCCACTGAAACACAACATAttaatgaataaacaaagtgTTCTTATGCCCTTGATCATGTCTTCAGCACTACCCAGCTGCAAGTATACAAAAACTAAACTTTGCattgaacaaacaaaacataacagtGTAACCCTTCCCAAACTAGTTCTGTCAAATGGAAGATAAGATACACCTATCTCTCCCAAATTATTTCACTGAGATGCTCTTTAACTTTAATGtcatgacttctgcaaaagcTGCAATTCATTTTACAAGTCATTATCACTCTAAGATAAATAGTATCATTGCCAACATAGAAATACCAAGACGAAAAGCtcagtatttaaatttttgcatCATCAGTTAACTGGTCACAGAACCatgaacaaagagaagaaatacaTGAACAATGAATAGATTATAATTACATCTGCtcagaaataaacacaatttatgGACTTGTTTGCTGTGTTGGTACATCTTAGAATAACATATGCTGAAAAAACtcattcacttttagaaaataGTTCTTTACCTGCAGAGTTGTCACCTGTATCACCAGATGACATTCGGGCCACATGATCCACACCTATTCTTTCTGCCTCTTCTGTTGCCAGAGTATAGTCAAGCTGGACAAACAATACTGTGGCCTGAAACAAAGCAAATCccaaaatgataaaagaaaataccatGACAAACACCATAGCAATATAGCTTAAGTATCAAGAAAAGTTCAACATTTGCTGCATGTAACTTTATCTAAGGCCACTGATCTGGAGCCAGTTCTTCATAGGCTAATAACTAAGATATTTTCACTTGCCACTGAAAATACATGTGGTGTAAAATTATAGAATGATGGCATAACATTTATACCATATCATAGTGAGATGAAGTAAAGTGTGTAAAATTGATAAGCCAATTAAAATTAAGACCTGGACATGGCTATTATctaaagaaaagataaagtttAGAATCTAACAGATCATAAATTATATAAGCcatgtgggaaaaaaaaccacttactTCTCCACTGACAAGGTCAATTACTGACTCAAAAACACTGATAGGAAGCTGAAAATTAAAGAAGTAGTGATAACAAGTAGAACTGGTATACACCTTTAATCTTTAAGTgccattttcattatttacaggTTTACGTTTTGCATTTACAGTGAAGTTCCAATTACTTATAAGCCTTCTTTATAGTACAGCATGTTCTGTGACTAGTTTGAGGAGTTATTGTGAAGGTAAAACAAATGTTAAGTTGAAAAACTCATCAGAATGAGAAGGATGCGTAAACTGCTGTAGAATGAAAAGAACCATGACAGTGTAGTTCTACATGCCTGGTCTCAATAATTTACCTTACACCTAGTTAATATGTAGTTCTATGCTACAGGAAAAATCAAAGAGAAGAGCAACAAAGTTTACTCACATCTGTATTTCTGGCAAAGGGGTTTAATTTAAGGAAAAGTGGACTTTCATAGATTTGAAATATCTGAAAGAACCCAAAAAATACATGTTGccatacaaacatatttatgaataggcatgaaaaaaaaccatgcacacacagaatcaaacttaaaattctttttatactTAGGGATAGTAGTGATCACACCATAaatgaagacaataaaatgaaTCAGAAAGTGAACAAAACAATGATGGATGCATCATTAATTTTCAGATTGGTCTACATGAAAGAGTTTCCACTGATGTTCATCTTAAACAGACATATCTCAGAAAATAGAATGTATACTTTGAAATGGCAAATAccaatcacataaaataaagttaatatGAATAATCATACttgtttgtgaatttttatgTCTGAAACTGAGGGTAATTCACCAGTGGTGTACCAGCCAAGGAAGTCCATTTCACTAAAAACCTGCTTAACTAGAACATAAAGAGCAAAGATCAATAAAACCTAAGAAGTGGTTTATGCTGAGTCCTTAAAATAACTGTATTCATCCAAACAGTAAAATACATTATAGCTGATTATTAGTCAATTACTTTCAAAACATagaaatatatatctatatgttaTAGATAAAATGGATTATTATTAGCAGTACTATTTAGACCTGGCTCTGCATACTATCATCTTGATAATGACACTGATATGGAAGCTATTCTTTCCATTTTTACACAGTACTCATCAAAGTGTAATCACTCATGAACTAAGCAAACACGAATAGTTCTTGATCATTTAATGTTATCTTTTCATAATGAATTGCATTTACACATTCAAGCAcctaaaaagaaataagtatttaatttagaagaaaaacaaggaaaaaaaatggaacaaaaaaaggaaactaatACACACACTGCTCTTCTTTAGTGTGGTAATACTccatgttgatgatgatgtcgccTTCAACAATGTCAAATGCCAACTCAATAGAGTTCATCACTTCAATCTGTCGACCTTTCTGCTGGCCTATTAATGCTCCAAGCACTGAAACAAGTGTTTATGCTTTAATTTCTAAATGCTAAGATAACAATAAAGATACCAACAGATGCCATCTCTATCTTAACctatagcatatatatatatattaccttaaaaataattaatatattgtGATGTAATAAGACCTAAACTGCccttttaaaaagtaatctCATTAAAATTATGTCGAATGAGTCTTTAAAATTGTTCCACTCGGGTTGCTCTTAGTGCAAAAATGTGATTACTGAGCACTGCATCGATCTGCTATCTCTGTAAAATAGGACATGGCaaagtatgtaaacaaaataataaagttgaatctcacttataattatatttaaagaaGTAACTTGTGGACAGCactaaaaatgttattgtcaaaTTGAATAAAAGGGATGATAAAATTGACATCGTCTTTTTAAATGGTTTACTTTGTCATCAGAAACAAGCCGAACTGCGAGAAATATCAATCCctataaaacacatttatcacATATCTTCTAGGATAGCTCAACTATgagttaaattaaaaataacctTGAACCGGCTTTCCTTCTTGGGCTCTAGCTCGCGTCCAATGTTCTGAAATGTTCATAATGACTAAAGGATGCACAGATACAGAAACACTTCCAGTAGTTCCCTGCACCGCCATTACACCGGCACCAGGTGTGTCCACTTCCATGCTAGTTGCCATTGTTCATAACACGCCTCTGTCTTTtgatgatattttgtttttagagagAAATATTCTTTCTAAAAAACTTCGTCAGAAGCGTTGTTATATATCGCTTCTTTTGCAGGGGAGCTAACCTAAGGTGTTGGCGCAGAGTGATCTCCCGTGAAGGTAACTCTTTCCCCCTCTAATAAAAGATTTACCGCAGTTCTTCCCCTTCAATCAGATGGTAGCGCATGTTTTGGAGGCCGACTGAATTACAGTGCATAATTATTTGGGCATATTAAATCTGAAATGCTTACATCTGGATTAAGTAAATTGAAAGTGTATGACTCGTTCGTTCGCTTACTTCGGATTTTACCACTTAGCGATATGATGGGCGGTCCGATCGTCTCGGGCACGCGCCGTTCTTTCTTTGAAGATATGACACTTGTTTACAGGGTCCGCTGCCTTGTGATACCGTCTTAGAAGCTggatcggcgtaaaacaccccacccaccctgtTGCACTGGAGTGGTTTATTACcatcttctcctttcttttggCACTTCTGTagacagggccgtgcttaggggcaggcagacgaggcatctgcctagggcggcgtagggccccgcacatttcattaaataacaaccgtggcgatcgtggtgtcaagtgccccgcacataccctatgcctcgggccccgcggggggtaaTAACGGGCCTGTCTGTAGAACATAACTGGAAGACTAATTAAATCATCTTATTGTCAGCTCCACCGTGTTTCTCTGCTAACTGAACATGCTAtcacctctctcacacacagaataaaaattaagaatgaaAGTAGTAACTGAAGTGATTTAGTGATTCAAATGACAATGCATTTTACAGGTAGACCATTACGCTGTGCATGCTTGTATACACACTTTTTTGATCAAAATATGTCATTTTccgaagagaaaaaaaacgcAAAAGGATTCATCATATATTTGTAACTGTACGATATCTTCGTAgcatataaaaatgttcatacaggcgaacagaaacaaaactagAAGTGTGCAAGGCACCAGGGGGATTCGAACCCTCGACCTTCTGCTTACTAGGCAGACGCTCTAACCAACTGAGCTATGGCGCCTGACGGTCGGCTcaagcaaaatttaaatatttaattttaaagaaaaacatttttttcaaaagatttgaCACTACGTGCTAATCGACaaaaatgtgtcttttttaCTGTTATCGCGTTAGTTGTGTTTGATACCATCTGATAGAATGTTTTAGGAGGGAACAAAACTTGTGCACGTCatcagttaaaataattatttcctaATTTTGTGTCAAAGAACTTAAAAACTGCTGCCTGAAagctattgaaaaaaaattttaattgaaaattatCAAATACGAAATAACAGAAATCTTTTTTAGTCGCCAACTTATTTTAAAGAATGACTTACCAAATCGAggattattttttgctttttcatctCCCAACATGCATACAGTAATCATGCAagtcaatatttatgttttattattttaatgcaaaatGTCAGAATTTGTAGGGAAGTCAGGGAAGGCATATTAGCATGGTACAATTTTGATTAGAATAAAGTTAAGTGCAAACTTAATACAATAAAGGCTTGGTGATTACCTTGTTAATAGTGATTTCCccatcaaaacaattttaaccTGTGCATTTTTCTGAGAGTTTCAAATGTAAACTTAAGCAGAAAATGGCAGTTGTGCTAAATAAAAACCTCTTCCCAATTCTCCATACAAAGTGATACAACTAAATGTAACTAATtcctgaaaaatgaaaaaagaaaaaaaaatcactcctATATCATTGGTCTACAGCCAGTGAATGCCTATTCTGCCGTGCCACCGCTAGAAAGCCAAATTAACATTCACTTATAAGCACGTTACAAAATTCTACTTAGTAGCTTATGAGGactatttgtttaaaattactGCTATCGGAGTAACTTCAGATATTTTACGTttctattcattattttttctaaatgatTCTTTAAACGATGATGAACTCCTCCTGTTTtaccacaaaaataatttgaaacaaatgaaatgagGAAAGGCGCTAGGATTTATACTgcagttttaaagaaacatcaccTGCCCCGAccctacacacaaacacccttCATGGTGAACGTAATAATTGTGGATACAATTCGGTATGCTCTAAATTATCTAGGAACACAAACGCTTTTGAAAAGACACATTATTAGATAtcacaaacttttaaatttttctaaaaGTGACAAGTTATCAATGAAATATCTTGTGATGCACTGGTACGTTAGAAGCTATAGTTCCATAACCTTGGTCTTAGTGAAGTAGTAGAACCCTCACATATCTTGGAGTCAATCTTTAAAAGGGTTATACTCATCTTCACTCCCTTACTGCTTTATCCTTCCCAGCCTtagtggagtcaggtacccactgggtcaactggggaaagTAGACTGTGACATACAAGTATCAAACTGGCTATTGTGCCTTCGAGTTTAGATGATATTGCTGTAGCTCTAGGCTATTTGTTCATCCTTACTAGCCATTTATGTGCTTTACAGTGTTCATGCAGTTCCAATATAGCAGTAAACTGGCACAGAACCAAGGGAGAAGCAGATTTTTAATAAGGCAATGAGTATCACCTAAACCAACAAACTGTCTAACAGAACAGTATAGCATATGCATGATAATTATTTCTGTTGACACTGTTGACTTTCAGTttcatataattataaacatttcaaagtgtTTCTGTTCAATGGCAACAAGAATGATTGTATTGCAACAATATGATGAAAACGAAAGGATAATAGCTAAACAACTACTGAAGTTGAAAAATGAGAGAGATTTGCAGGTCATTAATCTACAGAGCATGTGACAagcaatctctttctctcacacacactcacatacacatgggctattagtttttgttttgtagaagGGAGAGATTGAGGAGCTGAAAACCCAAAAAATACACACTAAAACAGTCTCAGCAATAATCTCACAGGTTGCAACTTTGTAACttcatgcaaacatttttgctgACTAATCTTCAAAATTCTTTCTTGAAAACTCTTCTTACAGCAGAAGATATgaactatcatcatcatcctgatCCTTAACTGACATTATCCTTAACTGGCCTCCAGATCAAGATGGCCTGTCCCTGGGGCTGACCTGCCAGTACCAGTTGTTGGGGGGACCTGATTAGACACTGGGAAAGGCATGTCAACAGGACCAATCCTGTGCTGCCATTAGAAGGGCCCCCAGTGAACAGCCAATCCACAAGTTTCTAGACTGCACCCCTCAAgagccaaacaaaacaacccccCACCCCTTCGCCCCCATCACCACCTCTGAAAAAACCTCATAAAACTAGAAACCCTGCTACCCCCTTATTCCCTCCCCCGCCTCCCCAAAAAGGGTAAAAggataacaaataaaagcaaaaaaggaacaaaaagaaaaaaatatacttttacaaatgggTGATCACACagacttaaaaattaaaatgctatGATCAAAACCATGTTGA encodes the following:
- the LOC112555684 gene encoding COP9 signalosome complex subunit 6-like; its protein translation is MATSMEVDTPGAGVMAVQGTTGSVSVSVHPLVIMNISEHWTRARAQEGKPVQVLGALIGQQKGRQIEVMNSIELAFDIVEGDIIINMEYYHTKEEQFKQVFSEMDFLGWYTTGELPSVSDIKIHKQIFQIYESPLFLKLNPFARNTDLPISVFESVIDLVSGEATVLFVQLDYTLATEEAERIGVDHVARMSSGDTGDNSAVAEHLQAQHSAIKMLHNRIALILQYIQAVEKGEVPKDHDVLREVYSLCYRLPVLSTLRFKEDYYNQCSDVCLMAYLGAMTKGCNTMNQFVNKFNMLYDRQGMGRRMRGLFF